From a single Rhodospirillales bacterium genomic region:
- the glgB gene encoding 1,4-alpha-glucan branching protein GlgB has protein sequence MAQTKLDEAIDRILYADHHDPFSVLGMHAEVAKGTQRIIVRTLQPDAERVGVIDSATGEEVAELERIRPQGFFAGPIKGRSERFRYRLRLTPYDGEPYEIEDPYRFGPVLGSLDIHLFGEGTHLHAYRKLGAHPATIDNVDGVTFAVWAPNARKVSVVGDWNKWDGRMHPMRNRHEVGIWEIFIPGVGAGAAYKYEIRAGYGELMALKADPYAFYAEQPPKTASVVADGAPYDWQDGAWMETRAHAHDRDAPVAIYEAHLGSWKRVPEDNNRYLSYRELADQLVPYVVDLGFTHIELMPVHEHPFDGSWGYQPTGLFAPTSRYGSPADFKYFIDRCHQAGLGVIIDWVAGHFPGDAHGVCYFDGTHLYEHQDPRLGRHMDWDTLIYNYGRNEVRNFLLSNALYWMEEFHVDGLRVDAVASMLYLDYSRKEGEWLPNMYGGRENLEAISFLKSMNELVYGNHPGVMTVAEESTSWPMVSRPTYLGGLGFGYKWNMGWMNDTLRYISQDPIHRRYHHDLLTFGLLYAFTENFILPISHDEVVHGKGSLLNKMPGDGWQQFANLRNYLSFMYTMPGKKLLFMGIEIGQGDEWNHDKSLDWHLLEYPLQRGIQTLVRDLNRIYRDEPALHEMDTDWQGFSWIDCHDSDNSVISYMRFARDRDDYLVIICNFTPVVRRSYRFGVPRGGAYTEIVNTDSSAYEGSNVGNAGLVEAEAQAAHGQPFSLCLTLPPLATIVLKPPKLDKPADFAPSGDAGAASG, from the coding sequence ATGGCGCAGACGAAGCTCGACGAAGCGATCGACCGCATCCTCTATGCGGACCACCACGACCCGTTCTCGGTCCTCGGTATGCATGCGGAGGTCGCGAAAGGGACGCAGCGTATCATCGTGCGCACCCTGCAGCCGGATGCCGAACGTGTGGGCGTCATCGATTCGGCCACCGGCGAGGAGGTGGCGGAGCTGGAGCGGATCCGCCCGCAGGGCTTCTTCGCGGGCCCGATCAAGGGGCGCAGCGAACGCTTCCGTTACCGCCTGCGCCTGACGCCCTACGACGGCGAGCCCTACGAGATTGAAGACCCGTACCGCTTCGGGCCGGTCCTGGGCTCCCTCGACATCCACCTGTTCGGCGAAGGCACCCACCTGCACGCCTACCGCAAGCTGGGCGCGCACCCGGCGACAATCGACAATGTGGACGGCGTCACCTTCGCGGTGTGGGCGCCGAACGCCCGTAAGGTCAGCGTCGTCGGAGACTGGAACAAGTGGGACGGCCGCATGCACCCGATGCGCAACCGCCACGAGGTGGGGATCTGGGAGATTTTCATCCCGGGCGTGGGGGCTGGCGCCGCCTACAAGTACGAGATTCGCGCCGGCTATGGCGAGTTGATGGCGCTCAAGGCCGATCCGTACGCGTTCTATGCGGAACAACCTCCGAAGACGGCTTCCGTAGTGGCGGACGGCGCGCCGTACGACTGGCAGGACGGCGCCTGGATGGAGACCCGCGCCCATGCCCACGATCGCGACGCGCCGGTCGCGATCTACGAGGCGCACCTCGGATCATGGAAGCGGGTGCCGGAGGACAACAACCGCTACCTGAGCTATCGCGAGCTTGCCGACCAGCTTGTCCCCTATGTGGTGGACCTCGGCTTCACCCACATCGAGCTGATGCCCGTGCACGAGCACCCGTTCGACGGCTCGTGGGGCTACCAGCCGACCGGCCTGTTCGCGCCCACCAGCCGCTACGGGTCGCCGGCGGACTTCAAGTACTTCATCGACCGCTGCCACCAGGCCGGGCTCGGGGTCATCATCGACTGGGTCGCCGGGCACTTCCCGGGCGACGCCCACGGCGTCTGCTATTTCGACGGCACCCATCTCTATGAGCACCAGGACCCGCGCCTCGGCCGCCACATGGACTGGGACACGCTGATCTACAACTACGGCCGCAACGAGGTGCGCAATTTCCTCTTGTCCAACGCGCTCTACTGGATGGAGGAGTTCCATGTCGACGGGCTCCGCGTCGACGCCGTCGCCTCGATGCTCTACCTCGACTACAGCCGCAAGGAGGGCGAGTGGCTCCCCAACATGTACGGGGGCCGCGAAAATCTGGAAGCCATCTCATTCCTCAAGTCCATGAACGAGCTGGTCTACGGCAACCACCCGGGCGTCATGACAGTGGCCGAAGAATCCACGTCCTGGCCGATGGTGTCGCGGCCGACGTACCTCGGCGGCCTCGGCTTCGGCTACAAGTGGAACATGGGTTGGATGAACGACACCCTTCGCTACATCTCGCAGGATCCCATTCACCGCCGCTACCACCATGATCTGCTGACGTTCGGGCTGCTCTACGCCTTCACCGAGAACTTCATCCTTCCCATCAGCCACGACGAGGTCGTGCACGGCAAGGGATCGCTGCTCAACAAGATGCCGGGCGACGGCTGGCAGCAGTTCGCGAACCTCCGCAACTACCTCAGCTTCATGTACACGATGCCTGGCAAGAAGCTGCTGTTCATGGGCATCGAGATCGGCCAGGGCGACGAGTGGAACCACGACAAGAGCCTTGACTGGCACCTCCTCGAGTATCCGCTGCAGCGCGGCATCCAGACCCTGGTGCGAGACCTGAACCGGATCTATCGCGACGAGCCGGCCCTGCATGAGATGGACACGGACTGGCAGGGATTCTCGTGGATCGACTGTCACGATTCCGACAACAGCGTGATCTCCTATATGAGGTTCGCCCGCGACCGGGATGACTACCTGGTGATCATCTGCAATTTCACGCCGGTGGTGCGGCGCAGCTACCGCTTCGGGGTGCCGCGCGGCGGTGCCTACACTGAAATCGTCAACACCGACTCGTCGGCCTACGAGGGCAGCAACGTCGGCAACGCCGGTCTTGTCGAAGCCGAGGCCCAGGCGGCCCACGGCCAGCCGTTCTCGTTGTGCCTGACCTTGCCGCCACTGGCGACAATCGTCCTGAAGCCGCCGAAGCTGGACAAGCCTGCAGACTTCGCGCCGTCTGGCGATGCCGGCGCGGCGTCGGGTTGA
- the glgX gene encoding glycogen debranching protein GlgX, which translates to MPARRRVEAGSPSPLGANWDGRGVNFALFSENAERVELCLFDSSGRREIERVVLPEYTNQIWHGYLVGLQPGQLYGYRVYGPYDPARGHRFNHHKLLLDPYARAIHGPLILHDTLFGYRRGSSKGDLSFDRRDSAARMPKCRVVEAAFTWGTERLPNTPWSRTVIYELHVRGFTKLHPEVDEAQQGTFAGLGSPAVIDYLVKLGVTAVELLPIHTIVDEPHLAVAGRHNYWGYNSVNFFSADHRLHSRRGGREMKTMVANLHRAGIEVILDVVYNHTGEGDAFGPTVSFRGIDNAAYYLLADDKRRYRDFTGCGNTLNLAHPRVLQMVMDSLRYWVQEMHVDGFRFDLATTLAREPHFDPYSGFLDAVAQDPVLSRVKLIAEPWDLGMDGYQVGNFPPGWAEWNDKFRDTVRRYWKGDDHTRGDLASRLTGSSDRFQHKGRRPWSSLNFVTAHDGFTLNDLVSYNHKHNEANGEGNRDGTDSNFSWNCGVEGPTEDAAVQALRERQKRNMLVVLLLAQGVPMITGGDEFGRTQHGNNNAYCQDNEIGWVDWAAISADDAALSGFVRRLLLLRREHPIFRRAQFLTGKPPTENGLKDVAWRAPSGREMTADDWSAPHARCFGMELYRPALDDDGGGEDHFLLVLNGGAEPVTFTLPTPRLHGRWRRVFDTTSAAPGAEQPEAHAGYGEGADYALPGRSCALLHDHI; encoded by the coding sequence ATGCCGGCGCGGCGTCGGGTTGAGGCCGGCAGCCCGTCGCCCCTCGGGGCGAACTGGGACGGCCGCGGCGTCAACTTTGCGCTCTTTTCGGAGAACGCCGAAAGAGTAGAGTTGTGCCTGTTCGACTCCTCGGGGCGGCGCGAGATCGAGCGCGTCGTGCTGCCGGAATACACCAACCAGATCTGGCACGGCTACCTCGTCGGCCTGCAGCCTGGGCAGCTCTACGGCTATCGAGTCTACGGGCCGTATGATCCGGCGCGCGGCCATCGCTTCAACCACCATAAGCTGCTGCTTGACCCCTACGCCCGCGCCATCCATGGGCCGCTGATCCTCCACGACACTCTGTTTGGCTATCGCCGCGGCAGCTCCAAAGGCGATCTTTCTTTCGACCGCCGCGACAGCGCCGCCCGCATGCCCAAGTGCCGGGTGGTCGAGGCGGCGTTCACCTGGGGCACGGAGCGGCTGCCCAACACCCCCTGGTCGCGGACGGTGATCTACGAACTGCACGTCCGTGGCTTTACCAAGCTGCATCCCGAAGTCGACGAGGCGCAGCAGGGCACTTTCGCCGGGCTCGGCTCTCCGGCGGTCATCGACTACCTGGTCAAGCTGGGCGTGACCGCGGTCGAACTCCTGCCGATCCACACCATCGTAGACGAGCCGCACCTGGCGGTGGCCGGCCGCCACAACTACTGGGGCTATAATTCCGTCAACTTCTTTTCGGCCGACCACCGCCTTCACAGCCGCCGCGGCGGACGCGAGATGAAGACGATGGTGGCCAACCTGCACCGCGCCGGCATCGAGGTCATTCTCGACGTAGTCTACAACCACACCGGCGAAGGCGACGCTTTCGGCCCGACTGTCTCCTTCCGCGGCATCGACAATGCCGCCTACTATCTGCTCGCCGACGACAAGCGCCGCTACCGGGACTTCACCGGCTGCGGCAACACCCTCAATCTCGCCCATCCGCGGGTGCTGCAGATGGTGATGGACTCACTCCGCTACTGGGTCCAGGAGATGCACGTCGATGGCTTCCGCTTCGATCTCGCCACCACGTTGGCGCGAGAACCCCACTTCGATCCCTATTCGGGGTTTCTCGACGCGGTCGCCCAGGACCCGGTGCTGTCGCGCGTCAAGCTGATCGCCGAGCCATGGGATCTCGGCATGGACGGCTATCAAGTCGGCAACTTTCCGCCCGGCTGGGCGGAATGGAACGACAAGTTCCGCGACACCGTGCGCCGCTACTGGAAAGGCGACGATCACACCAGGGGCGATCTGGCGTCGCGGCTGACCGGGTCGTCAGACCGCTTCCAGCACAAGGGACGGCGGCCGTGGTCGAGCCTCAACTTCGTCACCGCTCACGACGGCTTCACCCTCAACGACCTGGTCAGCTACAACCACAAGCACAATGAGGCCAACGGCGAAGGCAATCGCGACGGCACCGACAGCAATTTCAGTTGGAACTGCGGCGTCGAAGGGCCGACAGAGGATGCGGCGGTGCAGGCGCTGCGCGAACGCCAAAAGCGCAACATGCTGGTGGTGCTGCTGCTCGCCCAGGGGGTTCCGATGATCACCGGCGGCGACGAGTTCGGCCGCACCCAGCACGGTAACAACAACGCCTATTGCCAGGACAACGAGATCGGCTGGGTGGACTGGGCCGCCATTTCCGCGGATGACGCCGCCCTCAGCGGCTTCGTGCGCCGGCTGCTGCTGCTCCGGCGCGAGCATCCGATCTTCCGGCGCGCGCAGTTCCTGACCGGCAAGCCACCGACGGAGAACGGCCTCAAGGATGTTGCCTGGCGGGCGCCGTCGGGCCGGGAGATGACGGCCGACGACTGGTCGGCGCCGCATGCCCGCTGCTTCGGCATGGAGCTGTATCGTCCTGCACTGGACGACGACGGCGGCGGCGAAGACCATTTCCTGTTGGTTCTGAACGGCGGCGCCGAGCCGGTCACGTTCACGCTGCCGACGCCCCGCCTTCACGGCAGATGGCGGCGCGTCTTCGACACCACGTCCGCAGCACCAGGGGCGGAGCAACCGGAGGCCCACGCCGGGTATGGTGAGGGTGCCGACTATGCACTGCCCGGGCGATCCTGCGCCCTCCTCCACGATCATATCTGA